The following are encoded in a window of bacterium genomic DNA:
- a CDS encoding RidA family protein: protein MPEPEPFDVRTLPISAIVTVGKRHYFSGQLGLLEGKLVKGGIQAELKQIFLNIETLLKHHEAKMSAIFKTTVYLTDMNDFVVMNEAFREAFRDSPEWPTRTTVGVASLPLGAKVEIEVIAIAKPHEPSAAKLREKQAHDKGGKH, encoded by the coding sequence ATGCCTGAGCCGGAACCGTTTGATGTGCGCACTCTTCCAATCTCGGCAATCGTAACTGTCGGGAAAAGACATTATTTTTCCGGTCAACTGGGTCTTTTAGAGGGAAAACTTGTTAAGGGCGGGATTCAGGCTGAACTAAAACAGATTTTCCTGAACATCGAAACCCTCCTGAAACATCACGAGGCCAAGATGAGCGCGATTTTCAAAACGACCGTCTACCTTACGGATATGAACGACTTTGTGGTTATGAATGAAGCCTTCAGGGAAGCATTCCGTGACAGCCCCGAATGGCCGACCAGAACTACGGTTGGCGTCGCCTCTCTGCCGCTGGGAGCAAAAGTGGAAATCGAGGTGATTGCCATCGCTAAACCCCACGAACCCAGCGCTGCAAAACTGCGCGAGAAGCAAGCGCACGATAAAGGGGGAAAACATTGA